The following are encoded in a window of Spodoptera frugiperda isolate SF20-4 chromosome 3, AGI-APGP_CSIRO_Sfru_2.0, whole genome shotgun sequence genomic DNA:
- the LOC118273985 gene encoding lachesin: MCACAWRLHVFTAALVLAAHLIKVLSCGEAGAGPRLTKRYVGLYTGPYFDPSAPNNITTQLGTHAYLPCKVRQLSNKSVSWIRRRDAHILTVDRFTFIADERFQAFLVEATDTWTLQVKYVQARDAGVYECQVGTEPKMSHFVQLNVVVPKIEIVGESELYVKAGTTVSLKCVITQALEEPAYIFWYHNDERVLNYDKSLVEIRMERVAPDTTVGNLIIYSPRREDSGNYSCSPSNLDSASVMLHVLSGEQPAAMQHGNGARGASPRRALLAAAALPALPALPALPALPALLPALPPAAPHVRPQLVLHRLLLLLALALLCPVLCHDEDDGK; encoded by the exons TGCTGTCGTGTGGCGAGGCGGGCGCCGGGCCGCGGCTCACCAAGCGCTACGTGGGCCTGTACACGGGGCCCTACTTCGACCCCTCCGCGCCCAACAACATCACCACGCAGCTCGGGACTCACGCCTACTTGCCCTGCAAG GTGCGGCAGCTGAGCAACAAGTCGGTGTCGTGGATCAGACGGCGCGACGCGCACATCCTCACGGTGGACCGGTTCACTTTCATTGCCGACGAGCGCTTCCAGGCCTTCCTCGTGGAGGCTACCGACACCTGGACACTCCAG GTGAAGTACGTGCAGGCGCGGGACGCCGGGGTGTACGAGTGCCAGGTCGGCACCGAGCCCAAGATGAGCCACTTCGTGCAGCTTAATGTTGTAG TGCCAAAGATTGAGATCGTGGGCGAGTCGGAGCTGTACGTGAAGGCGGGCACGACGGTGAGCCTGAAGTGTGTGATCACGCAGGCGCTGGAGGAGCCGGCGTACATCTTCTGGTACCACAACGACGAGCGCGTGCTCAACTACGACAAGAGCCTTGTCGAGATACGCATGGAGCGCGTCGCGCCCGACACCACG GTGGGCAACCTCATCATCTACAGTCCGCGGCGCGAGGACTCCGGGAACTACTCGTGTTCGCCCTCCAACCTCGACTCCGCGTCTGTCATGCTGCACGTGCTCAGCG GCGAGCAGCCGGCGGCCATGCAGCACGGGAACGGGGCGCGCGGCGCCTCCCCGCGGCGCGCGCTGCTGGCGGCCGCCGCGCTGCCCGCGCTGCCCGCGCTGCCCGCGCTGCCCGCGCTGCCCGCACTACTGCCCGCGctgccgcccgccgcgccgcacgTCCGCCCGCAGCTCGTGCTGCACCGcctgctgctgctgctggcgCTGGCGCTGCTCTGCCC GGTGCTATGTCACGACGAGGACGACGGCAAATAG